The Arthrobacter sp. NicSoilC5 genome has a window encoding:
- a CDS encoding ABC transporter substrate-binding protein — protein sequence MTACAGTGGNARVETAEASGDGVLRVGMILDNAGDNAFLNAPQLAAAKLAVQDINAAGGHKGRPVELLPVHPDQDTGKQAKDLAAAKADVVIGPTDSSHAAAAVDVLSHARIPVISPANTAAGLSGLASGGYYFRTAAADVAQGPVLAKLAKDSGAATITVLYQEGSYGKDLSAAVTDAATKSGLTVLPGAGFKDGAAAETARSTAKAKPDAVVLIAREGAQDALAGLDSAGLTGSRIILSDGAFARYGSRLGSGTLEGTRAVVPGQLPTAAFQAKLLAVDPALKDVSYAAETYDAVTLAALAAARAQDDAGRSIAGNLIAVSGGAAGPGAGVPAAPCLSYKECLGGLAAGPDINYDGESGPVAFDAKGDITTALFSVYTFGPDNNPSLSGRETAGHSG from the coding sequence ATGACAGCATGCGCCGGTACCGGCGGCAACGCCAGGGTGGAAACGGCGGAGGCCTCCGGCGACGGCGTGCTGCGGGTAGGGATGATCCTGGACAATGCCGGTGACAATGCCTTCCTTAACGCTCCCCAGCTGGCTGCCGCCAAGCTCGCCGTCCAGGACATCAACGCCGCCGGCGGACACAAAGGCCGGCCGGTGGAGCTCCTCCCGGTGCACCCGGACCAGGACACGGGAAAGCAGGCGAAGGACCTCGCCGCCGCCAAAGCGGATGTGGTGATCGGACCCACCGATTCCAGCCATGCGGCCGCCGCGGTGGACGTTCTGTCCCACGCGCGCATACCGGTCATCTCGCCGGCCAACACCGCCGCAGGCCTGTCAGGGCTCGCCAGCGGAGGCTACTATTTCCGCACCGCCGCAGCCGACGTCGCCCAGGGCCCCGTGCTGGCAAAACTCGCCAAGGACTCCGGGGCGGCCACCATCACTGTGCTGTACCAGGAAGGCTCCTACGGCAAGGACCTCTCCGCTGCCGTCACAGACGCTGCGACAAAGTCCGGACTCACGGTCCTGCCCGGGGCCGGCTTCAAGGACGGTGCCGCCGCCGAAACCGCGCGCTCCACTGCAAAGGCCAAGCCTGACGCCGTCGTCCTGATTGCCCGCGAGGGCGCGCAGGACGCCCTGGCCGGGCTGGACAGCGCCGGCCTCACCGGTTCACGGATCATCCTCAGCGACGGCGCGTTTGCCCGGTACGGCTCCAGGCTCGGCTCCGGGACCCTCGAGGGCACACGCGCCGTCGTCCCCGGACAGTTGCCCACCGCTGCCTTCCAGGCAAAACTGCTGGCGGTGGACCCTGCCCTCAAGGACGTCTCCTACGCTGCCGAAACCTACGACGCCGTCACGCTGGCGGCCCTCGCCGCAGCACGTGCCCAGGATGACGCCGGACGCTCCATTGCCGGCAACCTGATTGCCGTCTCCGGAGGGGCAGCCGGCCCCGGCGCCGGAGTGCCAGCCGCCCCATGCCTGAGCTACAAGGAGTGCCTGGGCGGCCTTGCTGCCGGCCCGGACATCAACTACGACGGCGAATCGGGCCCGGTGGCCTTCGATGCCAAGGGCGATATCACCACGGCCCTCTTCTCCGTGTACACCTTCGGACCCGACAACAACCCCTCGCTGTCCGGCCGGGAGACAGCGGGCCACTCCGGCTGA
- a CDS encoding LytR C-terminal domain-containing protein, producing MTRYARDEFDKVPEAASRQGVHRTASAPSRVRLWPILAMGVAALAIGLVSFLILPKLGFNTTASQASASVESAPLAGTGTAPSATPSASAPVASTVPSASSEPTQDAGPAPESTAPASQQAVVDRTQAVAVYNAAGTAGLASRVGATVQGDGWRLGQVGNWSGAPQKSSVIFYAGPQHLASAQALAGLLNIPTVVDSTEFQSPLVVVLGPGYR from the coding sequence ATGACCAGATACGCCCGCGATGAATTCGACAAAGTCCCGGAGGCTGCGTCGCGACAAGGTGTCCACCGGACGGCCTCGGCCCCGTCCCGCGTGCGGCTGTGGCCCATCCTGGCGATGGGAGTGGCGGCCCTGGCCATAGGGTTGGTGTCCTTCCTTATCCTTCCCAAACTTGGCTTCAACACCACCGCCAGCCAGGCCTCGGCCAGCGTGGAGTCAGCTCCGCTGGCCGGCACCGGCACAGCCCCTTCGGCCACGCCTTCCGCTTCCGCGCCCGTGGCTTCCACGGTGCCCTCCGCTTCTTCCGAGCCAACCCAGGACGCCGGCCCCGCTCCGGAGTCCACGGCCCCTGCCAGCCAGCAGGCCGTCGTCGACAGGACCCAGGCCGTTGCCGTCTACAACGCCGCCGGCACGGCGGGGCTGGCCAGCCGGGTAGGCGCAACCGTCCAGGGTGACGGTTGGCGGCTCGGCCAGGTTGGTAACTGGTCCGGAGCCCCGCAAAAGTCCTCCGTGATTTTCTACGCAGGTCCCCAGCACCTGGCCAGCGCCCAGGCGCTTGCCGGTCTGCTGAACATCCCCACCGTGGTGGACAGTACCGAATTCCAGTCGCCGCTCGTTGTGGTCCTGGGCCCGGGTTACCGGTAG
- a CDS encoding extracellular solute-binding protein, which translates to MTIPVVSRRSFQLGAAALALSILATGCGAPGGSGDNGQVTLRFAWWGNEYLNGQTDKVIAAFEASHPNIKVKAEPGEWSSYWDKLATKTAANDAPDVIQMDQKYIAEYGGRGALMDLSKQDGIDTSKLDKEALASGQYSGAQYGLSTGQNAYVIMANTKVFEAAGIPVPDDKTWTWKEFMDTAAELSAASDGKTYGAAYGSNEADLIIWLRQHGENLYSADGKLGFEAGTAASFWERLKEQRDSRASPPANVATEDGGASLEQSLFGTNRVGMAWWWTNQLGSLEATTGSNIKMLRAPSVDGAAASNGMYYKPTMFWSASSRSKHPKEAAEFINYLTNRPEAGAILMTDRGVPTNSDIVSGITSSLKPADTTVVGFLKDIAPDIKDAPPVPPVGAGSVQNVIKRYTDEVLYDRQTPQAAAEAFKKEVQGMLDSARK; encoded by the coding sequence ATGACGATTCCAGTCGTAAGCCGCCGCAGTTTCCAGCTTGGCGCTGCCGCCCTTGCCCTGTCCATCCTGGCCACAGGCTGCGGAGCCCCGGGCGGATCGGGCGACAACGGCCAGGTAACCCTGCGGTTCGCATGGTGGGGCAACGAGTACCTCAACGGACAGACAGACAAGGTCATCGCCGCGTTTGAGGCGTCCCATCCAAACATCAAGGTCAAGGCCGAGCCCGGCGAATGGTCCAGCTACTGGGACAAGCTGGCCACAAAGACCGCCGCCAACGATGCGCCCGACGTCATTCAGATGGACCAGAAGTACATCGCCGAATACGGCGGCCGCGGCGCCCTCATGGACTTGTCCAAGCAGGACGGCATCGACACGTCGAAACTGGACAAGGAAGCCCTCGCGTCCGGCCAGTACAGCGGCGCACAGTATGGCCTGAGCACAGGCCAGAATGCCTACGTCATCATGGCCAACACCAAGGTATTTGAAGCGGCCGGCATACCCGTCCCGGATGACAAGACGTGGACGTGGAAAGAATTCATGGACACCGCCGCGGAGCTCAGCGCCGCGAGTGACGGGAAGACCTATGGTGCCGCCTACGGCAGCAACGAGGCCGACCTGATCATCTGGCTGCGCCAGCACGGGGAAAACCTCTACTCCGCTGACGGCAAGCTCGGCTTTGAGGCCGGCACGGCCGCCTCCTTCTGGGAACGGCTCAAGGAACAACGCGATTCCAGGGCCAGCCCGCCGGCGAACGTGGCGACGGAAGACGGCGGGGCCAGCCTTGAGCAAAGCCTCTTCGGCACCAACCGGGTGGGTATGGCCTGGTGGTGGACCAACCAACTTGGATCGCTTGAGGCCACCACCGGCAGCAACATCAAAATGCTGCGCGCTCCGAGCGTCGACGGCGCGGCGGCCAGTAACGGCATGTACTACAAGCCGACGATGTTCTGGTCCGCCTCATCCCGTTCAAAGCATCCCAAGGAAGCCGCGGAGTTTATCAACTACCTCACCAACCGCCCGGAGGCCGGGGCCATCCTGATGACGGACAGGGGGGTACCCACCAACAGCGACATCGTTTCCGGCATCACGTCCTCGCTCAAGCCGGCAGACACCACCGTGGTGGGGTTCCTGAAGGACATTGCGCCGGATATCAAGGACGCGCCCCCGGTTCCTCCTGTGGGTGCGGGAAGCGTCCAGAATGTCATCAAGCGCTACACGGATGAAGTGCTGTATGACCGGCAGACCCCCCAGGCTGCCGCCGAAGCCTTCAAGAAGGAAGTCCAGGGGATGCTGGATTCGGCCAGGAAGTAG
- a CDS encoding cold-shock protein: protein MALGTVKWFNAEKGYGFITVDGSGDDIFVHWSAIQGEGYRALAEGQRVQLDVGEGEKGPQAENVRPAQ from the coding sequence ATGGCACTGGGAACCGTGAAATGGTTCAACGCTGAAAAGGGCTACGGCTTCATCACCGTTGACGGCTCCGGTGATGACATTTTTGTCCACTGGTCCGCAATCCAGGGGGAGGGGTACCGTGCCCTGGCCGAGGGGCAGCGGGTGCAGCTCGATGTGGGCGAGGGTGAAAAGGGTCCGCAGGCGGAAAACGTCCGGCCGGCCCAGTGA
- a CDS encoding DUF3263 domain-containing protein, protein MAEPAREHLPEQDPGNSLLADFTLRESSLSEREQQMLALERQWWKYAGAKEQAIRDLFDLSATHYYQLLNALIDREDALAHDPMLVKRLRRLRTSRHRARTARRLGSDA, encoded by the coding sequence GTGGCGGAACCGGCCCGGGAACACCTGCCGGAGCAGGATCCAGGGAACTCCCTCCTGGCGGATTTCACCCTTCGTGAGTCCTCCCTGTCCGAGCGTGAACAACAGATGCTGGCGCTGGAACGGCAGTGGTGGAAGTACGCGGGAGCCAAGGAGCAGGCCATCCGTGACCTGTTTGACCTCTCCGCCACCCATTACTACCAGCTCCTGAACGCATTGATCGACCGCGAGGATGCGCTGGCCCACGATCCCATGCTGGTCAAGAGATTGCGTAGACTACGTACGTCGCGCCACCGTGCACGTACTGCCCGGCGCCTGGGATCCGACGCTTAA
- a CDS encoding uracil-DNA glycosylase, giving the protein MVKSDALFELQQDPADAAGFADLAQLPLAELMAPDWAAALQGVEAQLRKVLAFLADEEAAGHQLLPPPSNVLRAFRQPFADVKVLIVGQDPYPTPGHAVGLSFSVDPHVRPLPRSLVNIYRELESDLGIPPRVHGDLSAWTEQGVLLLNRVLTVRAGAAGSHRGKGWEEITTAAVTALAARKSPDGSGMPLVAVLWGKEAEGVRPLLGGAPAVTSPHPSPLSASRGFFGSRPFSRVNQLLREQGARDVTWELPPLP; this is encoded by the coding sequence ATGGTTAAATCGGACGCCCTCTTCGAGCTGCAGCAGGACCCTGCGGACGCCGCCGGCTTCGCCGATCTGGCGCAGCTGCCACTGGCAGAGCTGATGGCTCCGGACTGGGCCGCGGCGCTGCAGGGCGTCGAAGCCCAGCTCCGGAAGGTCCTGGCGTTCCTCGCAGACGAAGAGGCGGCCGGGCACCAGCTCCTGCCGCCGCCGTCGAACGTCCTGCGCGCCTTCCGCCAGCCCTTCGCGGACGTGAAGGTCCTCATCGTGGGGCAGGACCCCTACCCCACGCCGGGACACGCCGTCGGCCTGTCGTTTTCGGTTGACCCGCACGTCCGACCCCTCCCCCGCAGCCTGGTCAACATTTACCGGGAGCTGGAGTCGGACCTGGGCATTCCCCCGCGCGTCCATGGGGATTTGTCCGCGTGGACGGAGCAGGGGGTGCTGCTCCTGAACCGGGTGCTCACCGTCCGGGCCGGCGCGGCGGGCTCCCACCGGGGCAAGGGCTGGGAGGAAATTACGACGGCGGCAGTCACCGCACTGGCCGCCCGCAAGTCCCCGGACGGGTCAGGGATGCCGCTGGTGGCGGTGTTGTGGGGCAAGGAGGCTGAGGGCGTCCGGCCGCTCCTGGGCGGGGCTCCTGCGGTCACCAGCCCGCACCCCAGTCCGCTGTCCGCTTCCCGCGGGTTCTTTGGTTCCAGGCCGTTCAGCCGCGTAAACCAGCTGCTCCGGGAACAGGGTGCGCGGGACGTAACTTGGGAACTCCCGCCGCTGCCCTAG
- a CDS encoding siderophore-interacting protein, with protein sequence MSTVPAATSATKKSRPQVNLTVLRKEQLSPHMVRIVAGGEGFGDFVNNGFVDRYVKIVFPQPGVEYPSPLDLWTVRETMPREQWPFTRTYTLRWVDPGARELAIDFVVHGDEGFAGPWAANAQPGEPLIFTGPGGAYNPNPEADWYLFAGDEAALPAIAACIESLPAGATGLAFLEVGSGADIQPIAAPAGLHITWLPRNGAPAGSSDLLVNAVADAEWPDGTVDVFAHGERGYMKALREVLFKQRGLERRQVSLSGYWAQGRVEDDFQAEKKLPVGQI encoded by the coding sequence ATGAGCACTGTCCCCGCCGCCACCAGCGCAACCAAGAAGAGCCGTCCGCAGGTCAACCTCACCGTGCTGCGGAAGGAACAGCTCTCCCCGCACATGGTCCGGATCGTGGCCGGCGGAGAGGGCTTCGGTGATTTCGTCAACAACGGGTTCGTTGACCGTTACGTGAAGATCGTCTTTCCACAGCCCGGCGTGGAGTACCCCTCCCCGCTGGATCTCTGGACGGTGCGGGAAACCATGCCGCGTGAGCAGTGGCCGTTCACCCGCACCTATACGCTGCGCTGGGTGGATCCCGGGGCCCGGGAGCTGGCCATCGACTTCGTGGTCCACGGCGATGAAGGGTTCGCCGGTCCGTGGGCGGCCAACGCCCAGCCGGGTGAGCCGTTGATCTTTACCGGCCCCGGCGGCGCGTACAACCCCAACCCCGAGGCCGACTGGTACCTCTTTGCCGGTGACGAGGCGGCCCTGCCCGCCATCGCCGCCTGCATCGAGTCACTGCCGGCAGGGGCAACCGGGCTGGCCTTCCTGGAGGTCGGATCCGGGGCGGACATCCAGCCCATTGCCGCCCCGGCAGGACTGCACATCACCTGGCTGCCCCGCAACGGCGCTCCGGCGGGTTCCAGCGACCTGCTGGTGAACGCAGTGGCGGACGCGGAATGGCCCGATGGCACGGTGGATGTCTTTGCGCACGGCGAACGCGGCTACATGAAAGCCCTGCGCGAGGTCCTGTTCAAGCAGCGCGGACTGGAGCGCCGGCAGGTGTCCCTCTCCGGGTACTGGGCGCAGGGCCGGGTAGAGGACGACTTCCAGGCCGAGAAGAAGCTTCCGGTCGGCCAAATTTAG
- a CDS encoding threonine/serine exporter family protein, which translates to MTNRPERPGSRPKTDGLPKTEPLTPAQLRQDAAAKRMLRRLVQGENPPTAPLSIVDRLAGSPYANPTIQVGGVDTSARKTLDFALHLAETMFRYGAGALEVETSIIAVTAALGLKNIEVDITNQSVGINYAPKDQTPIALLRVVRSWTNNYAGLAKVHQLVTDIVAGGVGRDEAIRRLNEAITSPKPYPRWMVTVAFGIFAAVFVGVLGGGPVSSVIAFVANIGISLLARQLGRWRVPDFFITASCSFVVTMLALLLWQLGLTTSPSIVVVGGILLLLPTGRLVSSVQDAINGFPVTAAGRFLSTLLTFGAIVAGIAVAFVVGELTGLQRIDVTQTFPPAYDLWVLILFVAAAVMAIGITEQTTWKLLLPTAAVGVAGYLVLLGCGQLGIGDRFAPAMAAVVIGLLARVVALRMGAPQLVVAVPAALILLPGLTIFRSMYVLTVEESEVLAGAGGMLSAGAIVLGTAGGIVLGDVLARPLTRSLASNERRRARRR; encoded by the coding sequence ATGACCAACCGGCCCGAACGGCCAGGGTCCAGGCCGAAGACTGATGGCCTGCCCAAGACTGAACCACTGACCCCTGCACAGCTTCGGCAGGACGCCGCCGCCAAGAGGATGCTGCGCCGCCTGGTGCAGGGCGAGAATCCTCCCACGGCTCCGCTGAGCATCGTGGACCGGCTGGCGGGCAGCCCGTACGCCAACCCCACCATCCAGGTCGGCGGCGTGGATACGTCCGCGCGCAAAACCCTGGACTTCGCCCTGCACCTGGCTGAGACCATGTTCCGCTACGGCGCGGGCGCCCTGGAAGTCGAAACCAGCATCATCGCGGTCACGGCGGCCCTGGGGCTGAAGAACATCGAAGTGGACATCACCAACCAGTCCGTGGGCATCAACTACGCGCCCAAGGACCAGACCCCCATCGCCCTGCTGCGCGTGGTGCGGTCCTGGACCAACAACTACGCCGGGCTGGCCAAGGTGCACCAGCTGGTCACCGACATCGTGGCCGGGGGTGTGGGCCGTGACGAAGCAATCCGCAGGCTCAACGAGGCCATCACCAGCCCCAAGCCCTACCCGCGGTGGATGGTCACCGTAGCGTTCGGCATTTTCGCCGCGGTGTTCGTGGGGGTGCTGGGCGGCGGCCCGGTGTCGTCGGTGATCGCGTTCGTGGCCAATATCGGCATCAGCCTGCTGGCCCGGCAGCTGGGACGCTGGCGGGTTCCCGACTTCTTCATCACCGCGAGCTGCTCTTTCGTGGTCACCATGCTGGCGCTGCTGCTCTGGCAGCTTGGGCTCACGACGTCGCCCTCCATCGTGGTGGTGGGCGGCATCCTGCTCCTCCTGCCCACCGGGCGCCTGGTGTCCTCCGTGCAGGACGCCATCAACGGCTTCCCCGTGACCGCGGCGGGCCGGTTCCTGTCCACCCTGCTGACCTTCGGCGCCATCGTGGCGGGAATCGCCGTTGCCTTCGTCGTGGGGGAGCTGACGGGGCTGCAGCGCATCGACGTCACCCAGACCTTCCCGCCTGCCTACGATCTGTGGGTCCTGATCCTCTTCGTGGCCGCCGCTGTGATGGCCATCGGCATCACGGAACAGACCACGTGGAAGCTCCTGCTGCCCACGGCAGCCGTGGGCGTGGCCGGCTACCTGGTGCTGCTCGGCTGCGGCCAGCTGGGCATCGGGGACCGGTTTGCACCTGCCATGGCCGCCGTCGTCATTGGCCTGCTGGCACGGGTGGTAGCCCTGCGCATGGGCGCACCGCAGCTGGTGGTGGCAGTCCCCGCGGCACTCATCCTGCTGCCGGGCCTCACGATTTTCCGGTCCATGTATGTGCTCACCGTTGAGGAGTCTGAAGTCCTGGCCGGTGCCGGCGGGATGCTCAGTGCCGGCGCCATTGTGCTGGGCACGGCGGGCGGGATTGTGCTGGGCGATGTGCTGGCCCGTCCACTGACCCGCAGCCTGGCAAGCAACGAGCGGCGCCGGGCCCGCCGCCGCTAA
- a CDS encoding peptidoglycan bridge formation glycyltransferase FemA/FemB family protein has translation MNPVSAATGLEYANLSDAEFEAFALKHPQNSFLQSIDFARFQRARGQQVELFGVRRDGELVAAGKLNYTTTRLGYTVCECAKGPLMDYSDRDLVRAVVGLLRNHAAERKAAELRISPNIRYIARDADGAEHPDVEDNRPLVADLEQLGFQHQGLDMNFINVNWMFIKNLVGIQDAEELIMGTSYRTRKAIRKAEKNGVFLEQATLETLDDFYGALSRAGDEKGFVYRERAYYENLLRTTSAEFTKLMMAKIDIPAYRKSITERLAAESATAADLRREVEETGSKKKANRLKVVQDLVDSYERSLKDIERFPDSVGTATVAAIHFVCYGDEVVCVIGGTVQDYIYFNGATSLYWGMMLHALEKGYPRYNFYGTFGISGQDEEGHGGYEFKKGFGGEVVQLVGDFVLPVRPAVFHANRLARSAAAAARTLLGKLPLKRAS, from the coding sequence TTGAATCCAGTTTCCGCCGCGACCGGGCTTGAATACGCCAACCTCAGCGACGCCGAATTCGAGGCCTTCGCCCTGAAGCACCCGCAGAACAGCTTCCTGCAGTCCATCGACTTCGCCCGCTTCCAGCGTGCCCGGGGCCAGCAGGTGGAACTCTTCGGGGTCCGTCGCGACGGCGAACTCGTGGCCGCAGGAAAGCTCAACTACACCACCACCCGCCTGGGCTACACCGTCTGCGAGTGTGCCAAGGGCCCCCTCATGGACTACTCGGACCGGGACCTGGTGCGCGCCGTCGTCGGGCTTCTCCGCAACCACGCCGCTGAGCGCAAGGCGGCTGAACTGCGGATCTCGCCGAACATCAGGTACATCGCACGCGACGCTGATGGCGCCGAACACCCGGACGTCGAAGACAACAGGCCGCTGGTGGCGGACCTGGAACAGCTCGGATTCCAGCACCAGGGCCTGGACATGAACTTCATCAACGTCAACTGGATGTTCATCAAGAACCTGGTGGGGATCCAGGACGCCGAAGAACTGATCATGGGCACCAGCTACCGCACCCGCAAAGCCATCCGCAAGGCGGAAAAGAACGGCGTCTTCCTCGAACAGGCCACCCTGGAAACCCTCGACGATTTCTACGGCGCCCTGAGCCGGGCAGGCGACGAAAAAGGGTTCGTGTACCGCGAACGCGCCTACTACGAGAACCTGCTCCGCACCACCTCCGCGGAGTTCACCAAGCTGATGATGGCCAAGATCGACATCCCGGCCTACCGCAAATCCATCACCGAACGGCTGGCCGCGGAGTCGGCCACAGCGGCGGACCTCCGCCGCGAGGTGGAGGAGACCGGCAGCAAGAAGAAGGCCAACCGGCTCAAAGTGGTCCAGGACCTGGTGGACAGCTACGAGCGGAGCCTGAAGGACATCGAACGCTTCCCCGACTCCGTGGGAACGGCCACCGTCGCGGCCATCCACTTCGTCTGCTACGGCGACGAGGTGGTGTGCGTGATCGGCGGCACCGTCCAGGACTACATCTACTTCAACGGCGCAACCTCCCTTTACTGGGGAATGATGCTGCACGCCCTGGAGAAGGGCTACCCGCGGTACAACTTCTACGGCACGTTCGGCATCTCCGGGCAGGACGAGGAAGGCCACGGCGGCTACGAATTCAAGAAGGGATTCGGCGGGGAAGTGGTCCAGCTGGTGGGGGACTTCGTCCTCCCGGTCCGCCCCGCCGTCTTCCACGCCAACCGGCTGGCCAGGTCCGCTGCCGCTGCCGCCCGCACACTGCTGGGTAAACTGCCGCTGAAGCGCGCATCCTGA
- the groL gene encoding chaperonin GroEL (60 kDa chaperone family; promotes refolding of misfolded polypeptides especially under stressful conditions; forms two stacked rings of heptamers to form a barrel-shaped 14mer; ends can be capped by GroES; misfolded proteins enter the barrel where they are refolded when GroES binds), with protein sequence MAKIIAFDEEARRGLERGLNTLADAVKVTLGPRGRNVVLEKKWGAPTITNDGVSIAKEIELDDPYEKIGAELVKEVAKKTDDVAGDGTTTATVLAQALVKEGLRNVAAGADPLSLKRGIEKAVEAVTAELLNSAKEIETKEEIAATASISAGDDEIGALIAEALDKVGKEGVITVEESNTFGLELELTEGMRFDKGYISAYFVTDAERQETVLEDPYILIVNSKISNVKELVAVLEKVMQSNKPLLIIAEDIEGEALATLIVNKIRGTFKSVAVKAPGFGDRRKAQLADIAVLTGGQVISEEVGLKLETAGLELLGQARKVVVTKDETTIVEGAGDADQIAGRVSQIRAEIENSDSDYDREKLQERLAKLAGGVAVIKAGAATEVELKERKHRIEDAVRNAKAAVEEGIVAGGGVALIQAGAKAFANLQLSGDEATGANIVRVAIDAPLKQIAFNAGMEPGVVVDKVRGLPAGHGLNAATGEYVDLLAAGVNDPVKVTRSALQNAASIAGLFLTTEAVVADKPEKVSAPAGGDDMGGMGGMGGF encoded by the coding sequence ATGGCCAAGATCATTGCATTTGATGAAGAGGCACGCCGCGGCCTTGAGCGTGGCCTGAACACCCTCGCCGACGCCGTTAAGGTCACCCTCGGCCCGCGTGGACGCAACGTCGTCCTCGAAAAGAAGTGGGGCGCCCCCACGATCACCAACGATGGTGTTTCCATCGCCAAGGAGATCGAGCTGGACGATCCCTACGAGAAGATCGGCGCAGAGCTGGTCAAGGAAGTTGCCAAGAAGACCGACGACGTTGCCGGTGACGGCACCACCACGGCAACCGTCCTGGCCCAGGCCCTGGTCAAGGAAGGCCTGCGCAACGTTGCCGCCGGCGCCGACCCGCTGTCCCTCAAGCGCGGTATCGAAAAGGCTGTTGAGGCCGTCACCGCCGAGCTGCTGAACTCCGCCAAGGAAATCGAAACCAAGGAAGAGATCGCGGCTACCGCCTCCATCTCCGCCGGTGACGACGAGATTGGTGCCCTTATCGCCGAAGCCCTGGACAAGGTTGGCAAGGAAGGCGTCATCACGGTCGAGGAGTCCAACACCTTCGGCCTGGAGCTGGAACTCACCGAAGGCATGCGCTTCGACAAGGGTTACATCTCCGCCTACTTCGTCACCGACGCTGAGCGCCAGGAAACGGTCCTCGAGGATCCGTACATCCTGATCGTCAACTCCAAGATCTCCAACGTCAAGGAACTGGTTGCTGTCCTGGAAAAGGTCATGCAGTCCAACAAGCCGCTGCTGATCATTGCCGAGGACATCGAGGGCGAGGCCCTGGCCACCCTGATCGTGAACAAGATCCGCGGCACCTTCAAGTCCGTCGCCGTCAAGGCTCCCGGCTTCGGTGACCGCCGCAAGGCCCAGCTCGCCGACATCGCCGTCCTCACCGGCGGCCAGGTCATCTCCGAGGAAGTTGGCCTCAAGCTGGAGACTGCCGGCCTGGAGCTCCTGGGCCAGGCCCGCAAGGTTGTTGTCACCAAGGACGAGACCACCATCGTCGAAGGTGCCGGCGACGCCGACCAGATCGCCGGCCGCGTGTCCCAGATCCGCGCCGAGATCGAGAACTCCGACTCCGACTACGACCGCGAGAAGCTGCAGGAGCGCCTGGCCAAGCTGGCCGGCGGCGTTGCAGTTATCAAGGCCGGAGCTGCAACCGAGGTTGAGCTCAAGGAGCGCAAGCACCGCATTGAAGACGCCGTGCGCAACGCCAAGGCTGCAGTTGAAGAAGGCATCGTCGCCGGTGGCGGCGTGGCCCTGATCCAGGCCGGTGCCAAGGCATTTGCCAACCTTCAGCTCTCCGGCGACGAAGCAACGGGCGCCAACATCGTCCGCGTTGCCATCGACGCTCCGCTGAAGCAGATCGCCTTCAACGCCGGCATGGAGCCTGGCGTAGTTGTCGACAAGGTCCGCGGCCTGCCCGCAGGCCACGGCCTGAACGCAGCAACCGGCGAGTACGTCGACCTGCTGGCTGCCGGCGTCAACGACCCCGTAAAGGTGACCCGCTCTGCCCTGCAGAACGCTGCCTCGATCGCCGGCCTGTTCCTCACCACCGAAGCAGTGGTGGCTGACAAGCCGGAGAAGGTTTCTGCCCCCGCCGGTGGCGACGACATGGGCGGCATGGGCGGCATGGGCGGCTTCTAA